A genomic segment from Tessaracoccus defluvii encodes:
- a CDS encoding DNA-directed RNA polymerase subunit alpha, translating to MLIAQRPILSEEVVSEYRSRFIIEPLEPGFGYTLGNSLRRTLLSSIPGAAVTSIKVEGNQHEFSTIEGVVEDLTEIILNLKGLVLSSEEDEPVVMYLRKAGAGTVTAGDIQPPAGVEIHNPEMHIATLNDNGKLEMELIVERGRGYVSSVQNKDPEAEIGRIPVDSIYSPVLKVTYNVEATRVAQRTDFDRLIVDVETKASILPRDAVASAGRTLVELFGLARELNVEAEGIEIGPSPVDEQIAESLNLPVEDLELSVRSYNCLKREGIHTVGELVARSEEDLLDIRNFGSKSIDEVKETLAGLGLALRDSHPGFDPLQAIERYDEGNDEDADFAETEQY from the coding sequence ATGCTCATCGCTCAGCGTCCGATCCTCTCCGAAGAGGTCGTCTCTGAATACCGGTCCCGCTTCATCATCGAGCCGCTGGAGCCGGGCTTCGGCTACACGCTCGGCAACTCGCTGCGTCGCACCCTGCTGTCGTCCATCCCGGGCGCCGCGGTGACCAGCATCAAGGTCGAGGGCAACCAGCACGAGTTCTCCACCATCGAGGGCGTCGTCGAGGACCTGACCGAGATCATCCTCAACCTCAAGGGCCTCGTGCTGTCGTCCGAGGAGGACGAGCCCGTGGTGATGTACCTCCGCAAGGCCGGCGCCGGCACCGTCACCGCCGGTGACATCCAGCCGCCCGCTGGCGTGGAGATCCACAACCCGGAGATGCACATCGCGACGCTCAACGACAACGGGAAGCTCGAGATGGAGCTGATCGTGGAGCGCGGCCGTGGCTACGTCTCCAGCGTTCAGAACAAGGATCCCGAGGCCGAGATCGGTCGTATCCCGGTCGACTCGATCTACTCGCCGGTGCTGAAGGTCACCTACAACGTCGAGGCCACCCGTGTCGCACAGCGCACGGACTTCGACCGGCTGATCGTCGACGTCGAGACCAAGGCCTCCATCCTGCCGCGCGACGCCGTCGCCTCGGCCGGGCGCACCCTGGTCGAGCTGTTCGGGCTGGCGCGTGAGCTGAACGTCGAGGCCGAGGGCATCGAGATCGGCCCGTCGCCCGTCGACGAGCAGATCGCCGAGTCGCTCAACCTCCCCGTCGAGGATCTCGAGCTGTCGGTGCGTTCCTACAACTGCCTCAAGCGCGAGGGCATCCACACCGTGGGTGAGCTCGTGGCCCGCAGCGAAGAGGACCTGCTCGACATCCGCAACTTCGGTTCGAAGTCCATCGACGAGGTCAAGGAGACCCTCGCGGGTCTCGGCCTTGCGCTGCGCGACTCGCACCCGGGCTTCGACCCGCTGCAGGCCATCGAGCGCTACGACGAGGGCAACGACGAAGACGCCGACTTCGCCGAGACCGAGCAGTACTGA
- the rpsD gene encoding 30S ribosomal protein S4 — MARYTGPMTKKSRRLGTDLVGNDKAFERRPYPPGVHGRGRTKDSEYSLQLKEKQKARYAYGVLEKQFRRYYEEADRHPGKTGDRLLQILESRLDNVVYRAGFAATRRQARQLVVHGHFIVNGQRVNIPSYRVRAHDIIDVAEKSLNLTPFVIARETHGERAVPAWLEARPNRMRILVHQLPVREQIAIDVAEQMIVELYSK, encoded by the coding sequence ATGGCCCGTTACACAGGCCCCATGACCAAGAAGTCCCGTCGCCTCGGGACCGACCTCGTCGGCAACGACAAGGCCTTCGAGCGCCGCCCGTACCCCCCGGGTGTCCACGGCCGCGGCCGCACCAAGGACTCCGAGTACTCGCTGCAGCTCAAGGAGAAGCAGAAGGCTCGCTACGCGTACGGCGTGCTCGAGAAGCAGTTCCGTCGCTACTACGAGGAAGCCGACCGTCACCCTGGCAAGACTGGTGACCGTCTGCTCCAGATCCTCGAGTCCCGCCTCGACAACGTGGTCTACCGCGCCGGCTTCGCCGCCACGCGCCGTCAGGCCCGTCAGCTCGTCGTCCACGGCCACTTCATCGTGAACGGCCAGCGCGTCAACATCCCGTCCTACCGGGTGCGTGCACACGACATCATCGACGTCGCCGAGAAGTCGCTGAACCTGACGCCGTTCGTCATCGCCCGCGAGACCCACGGTGAGCGCGCCGTTCCGGCGTGGCTGGAGGCCCGTCCCAACCGGATGCGCATCCTCGTGCACCAGCTCCCCGTCCGCGAGCAGATCGCGATCGACGTGGCCGAGCAGATGATCGTCGAGCTCTACTCGAAGTGA